The following proteins are encoded in a genomic region of Chaetodon auriga isolate fChaAug3 chromosome 8, fChaAug3.hap1, whole genome shotgun sequence:
- the zhx1 gene encoding zinc fingers and homeoboxes protein 1 isoform X2, translating into MSSRRKSTTPCMVLPSDVVEQEEVEEKTERAKDEEVIEEEEGKVKEGAEEGPTAEELDQAVVVVPTPPDTDEPSVSTVEESEVLAPSLKRSATNPSEDPGNDQPTQEQQCDASEEGGADPAAVAAISLSKTPIMRMKTKSEPKRIAVSLKSADETAEGFGGGGEGEVGGEQEPIEAPLGPMTPVEMLLHDSMKLGGGGMLVSPPSEQQRKSSTLNPTVLPAGLAQVLSAFQAQHTAAAAAAAQPQLLIPLSSIPSYSAAMDTNPLLGSTYKKFPYPSMVEISSLAAQTQFTEEQIKVWFSAQRLKHGVSWTPEEVEEARRKQFNGTVHTVPQTITVIPAHQLSAAANGLQSILQTCQIVGQPGLVFTQVGPGGSLPVTSPITLTVAGLPSQSQSSSRVSCQPTPTSSELKRATTVQPPSLSPQNSALSADTFSLRPKKSKEQLAELKASYLKNHFVTDAEIARLMKLTNLTKGEIKKWFSDTRYNQRNSKNSHVIVFHDGGGRGSGSCSNSASTTIVIDSSDETPTSPLPPRTPPVKEKESRPKTWNPFPDFTLQKFKEKTPEQLVVLEESFEKSSTPSDEELSRLRTETKLTRREIDAWFTERRKMPSVSTSSPDSSEGGKAETDGAKSGDIGAGASSSSPSVSLSRKGSQTPPGGRSKQLPATSSSNKDMKDKSKKTPEQLHILKSAFVRTQWPTPEEYDQLAEESGLPRSYIVSWFGDSRYSWKNSNLKWFFQYQSGNIEGPNGGGGSKMGSSSSSSSVGRKRRVRNRGWGRSRTRKQPRRSASFSADANRSPPSKKFKSGKEILKEYYLKHHFLNEQDLDELVTKTNMSYEQVREWFAEVQRRLDMGSDPFHDPAIGRTDGDEGEEEGMDTQGEASAAAEEQSGAGMGEEEDDEGDEEDDGDDSDDSEVWEPSRSVRKSLSVSED; encoded by the exons ATGTCGAGTCGCCGGAAATCGACTACACCTTGCATGGTGCTGCCCTCTGATGTGGTGGagcaggaagaggtggaggagaaaacagaaaggGCAAAGGATGAAGAGgtgatagaggaggaggaaggaaaggtgaaggaaggagcagaggagggaccGACTGCAGAGGAGCTGGATCAGGCAGTAGTGGTCGTCCCCACCCCTCCAGATACAG aTGAGCCCAGTGTCTCCACTGTAGAAGAAAGTGAAGTCCTCGCTCCCTCACTGAAACGCAGTGCTACAAACCCTTCTGAGGATCCAGGCAACGACCAGCCAACCCAGGAACAACAGTGTGACGCatctgaggagggaggagcagacCCTGCCGCCGTTGCTGCCATCTCTCTCAGCAAGACCCCCATCATGAGGATGAAGACCAAATCTGAACCCAAGAGGATCGCTGTGTCACTGAAGTCAGCGGACGAGACGGCGGAGGGTTTTGGAGGGGGCGGTgagggagaggtgggaggagagcaggagcccATCGAGGCTCCTCTTGGCCCGATGACGCCTGTGGAGATGCTGCTGCACGACTCCATGAAGCTCGGGGGAGGCGGCATGCTGGTCAGCCCgccctcagagcagcagaggaaatcaTCCACTTTAAACCCCACAGTTCTGCCCGCGGGCCTGGCACAG GTGCTTTCTGCTTTCCAGgcccagcacactgcagcagcagcagcagcagctcagcctcagcTACTGATTCCCCTCAGCAGCATCCCCTCCTACAGTGCAGCTATGGACACCAACCCACTGCTGGGCAGCACATACAAGAAGTTTCCTTACCCCTCCATGGTTGAGATCAGCAGCCtggcagcacagacacagttcacagaggagcagatcaAG GTGTGGTTCTCAGCCCAGCGGCTGAAGCACGGTGTGAGCTGGACtccagaggaagtggaggaggccAGGAGGAAACAGTTTAATGGCACAGTGCACACGGTGCCTCAGACCATCACTGTCATCCCTGCTCACCAGCTCTCAGCCGCTGCCAACGGCCTGCAGTCCATTCTTCAGACCTGCCAGATAGTGGGTCAACCCGGGCTGGTGTTCACACAG GTCGGCCCAGGGGGGAGTCTTCCAGTGACCAGTCCCATCACTTTGACAGTGGCAGGGCTGCCCAGCCAGTCCCAGAGCTCCAGCAGAGTTTCCTGCCAGCCCACCCCAACCAGCAGTGAGCTGAAACGGGCAACCACTGtccagcctccctctctttctccacag AACTCTGCCCTCAGTGCTGATACATTCAGTTTGCGGCCTAAGAAGTCCAAAGAGCAGCTGGCAGAGCTAAAAGCAAGCTACCTGAAAAATCATTTTGTCACTGATGCGGAAATCGCTCGGCTGATGAAGCTCACCAACCTGACAAAGGGAGAGATCAAGAAGTGGTTCAGCGACACCAGGTACAACCAGCGCAACTCCAAGAACAGCCACGTCATTGTTTTCCATGACGGAGGGGGCAGAGGAAGCGGCAGCTGTAGTAACAGTGCAAGCACCACAATTGTTATCGACTCAAGCGATGAGACCCCCACATCTCCCCTTCCTCCACGCACTCCTCCTGTGAAGGAGAAGGAGTCGCGGCCCAAAACATGGAATCCATTTCCAGATTTCACCCTGCAGAAGTTTAAGGAGAAGACTCCGGAAcagctggtggtgctggaggagagTTTTGAGAAGAGCAGTACCCCATCAGATGAAGAACTGAGCCGCCTGAGGACAGAGACTAAACTGACACGGAGAGAGATTGACGCCTGGTTCACAGAGAGACGAAAAATGCCATCTGTCAGCACCTCCTCCCCAGATTCTTCTGAAGGAGGAAAGGCGGAGACAGACGGAGCAAAATCAGGAGACATAGGAGCAGGGGCCAGCTCTTCTTCTCCGTCTGTGTCCTTGTCACGTAAAGGTAGTCAAACTCCTCCTGGCGGTCGAAGTAAGCAGCTGCCTGCTACCAGTAGCAGcaacaaagacatgaaagatAAGAGTAAAAAGACTCCGGAGCAGCTCCACATTCTTAAAAGTGCCTTTGTGCGTACCCAGTGGCCCACCCCAGAGGAGTACGACCAGCTGGCAGAAGAGAGCGGCCTTCCTCGCTCCTACATCGTCAGCTGGTTCGGGGACTCTCGGTACTCGTGGAAGAATAGCAACTTGAAGTGGTTCTTCCAGTACCAAAGTGGCAACATCGAAGGGCCAAATGGTGGAGGAGGCAGTAAAatgggaagcagcagcagcagcagcagcgttggTCGAAAAAGACGTGTCAGAAATCGTGGTTGGGGTCGGTCCCGAACTAGAAAGCAGCCGAGGAGGTCTGCTTCCTTCAGTGCAGATGCCAATAGATCTCCCCCGTCGAAGAAATTCAAGAGTGGGAAGGAGATTCTGAAGGAGTACTACCTGAAGCACCACTTTCTCAACGAGCAAGACCTGGATGAGCTTGTCACAAAGACCAACATGAGCTATGAACAG GTGAGGGAGTGGTTTGCCGAGGTCCAGCGACGTTTGGACATGGGCTCAGATCCCTTCCACGATCCGGCCATAGGAAGGACGGACGGAgacgaaggagaagaagagggaatgGACACGCAGGGAGAGGCATCGGCAGCCGCCGAAGAGCAGAGCGGCGCAGggatgggagaggaggaagatgatgaaggagatgaggaggatgacGGCGATGATTCCGACGACAGTGAGG
- the zhx1 gene encoding zinc fingers and homeoboxes protein 1 isoform X1 yields the protein MSSRRKSTTPCMVLPSDVVEQEEVEEKTERAKDEEVIEEEEGKVKEGAEEGPTAEELDQAVVVVPTPPDTDEPSVSTVEESEVLAPSLKRSATNPSEDPGNDQPTQEQQCDASEEGGADPAAVAAISLSKTPIMRMKTKSEPKRIAVSLKSADETAEGFGGGGEGEVGGEQEPIEAPLGPMTPVEMLLHDSMKLGGGGMLVSPPSEQQRKSSTLNPTVLPAGLAQVLSAFQAQHTAAAAAAAQPQLLIPLSSIPSYSAAMDTNPLLGSTYKKFPYPSMVEISSLAAQTQFTEEQIKVWFSAQRLKHGVSWTPEEVEEARRKQFNGTVHTVPQTITVIPAHQLSAAANGLQSILQTCQIVGQPGLVFTQVGPGGSLPVTSPITLTVAGLPSQSQSSSRVSCQPTPTSSELKRATTVQPPSLSPQENSALSADTFSLRPKKSKEQLAELKASYLKNHFVTDAEIARLMKLTNLTKGEIKKWFSDTRYNQRNSKNSHVIVFHDGGGRGSGSCSNSASTTIVIDSSDETPTSPLPPRTPPVKEKESRPKTWNPFPDFTLQKFKEKTPEQLVVLEESFEKSSTPSDEELSRLRTETKLTRREIDAWFTERRKMPSVSTSSPDSSEGGKAETDGAKSGDIGAGASSSSPSVSLSRKGSQTPPGGRSKQLPATSSSNKDMKDKSKKTPEQLHILKSAFVRTQWPTPEEYDQLAEESGLPRSYIVSWFGDSRYSWKNSNLKWFFQYQSGNIEGPNGGGGSKMGSSSSSSSVGRKRRVRNRGWGRSRTRKQPRRSASFSADANRSPPSKKFKSGKEILKEYYLKHHFLNEQDLDELVTKTNMSYEQVREWFAEVQRRLDMGSDPFHDPAIGRTDGDEGEEEGMDTQGEASAAAEEQSGAGMGEEEDDEGDEEDDGDDSDDSEVWEPSRSVRKSLSVSED from the exons ATGTCGAGTCGCCGGAAATCGACTACACCTTGCATGGTGCTGCCCTCTGATGTGGTGGagcaggaagaggtggaggagaaaacagaaaggGCAAAGGATGAAGAGgtgatagaggaggaggaaggaaaggtgaaggaaggagcagaggagggaccGACTGCAGAGGAGCTGGATCAGGCAGTAGTGGTCGTCCCCACCCCTCCAGATACAG aTGAGCCCAGTGTCTCCACTGTAGAAGAAAGTGAAGTCCTCGCTCCCTCACTGAAACGCAGTGCTACAAACCCTTCTGAGGATCCAGGCAACGACCAGCCAACCCAGGAACAACAGTGTGACGCatctgaggagggaggagcagacCCTGCCGCCGTTGCTGCCATCTCTCTCAGCAAGACCCCCATCATGAGGATGAAGACCAAATCTGAACCCAAGAGGATCGCTGTGTCACTGAAGTCAGCGGACGAGACGGCGGAGGGTTTTGGAGGGGGCGGTgagggagaggtgggaggagagcaggagcccATCGAGGCTCCTCTTGGCCCGATGACGCCTGTGGAGATGCTGCTGCACGACTCCATGAAGCTCGGGGGAGGCGGCATGCTGGTCAGCCCgccctcagagcagcagaggaaatcaTCCACTTTAAACCCCACAGTTCTGCCCGCGGGCCTGGCACAG GTGCTTTCTGCTTTCCAGgcccagcacactgcagcagcagcagcagcagctcagcctcagcTACTGATTCCCCTCAGCAGCATCCCCTCCTACAGTGCAGCTATGGACACCAACCCACTGCTGGGCAGCACATACAAGAAGTTTCCTTACCCCTCCATGGTTGAGATCAGCAGCCtggcagcacagacacagttcacagaggagcagatcaAG GTGTGGTTCTCAGCCCAGCGGCTGAAGCACGGTGTGAGCTGGACtccagaggaagtggaggaggccAGGAGGAAACAGTTTAATGGCACAGTGCACACGGTGCCTCAGACCATCACTGTCATCCCTGCTCACCAGCTCTCAGCCGCTGCCAACGGCCTGCAGTCCATTCTTCAGACCTGCCAGATAGTGGGTCAACCCGGGCTGGTGTTCACACAG GTCGGCCCAGGGGGGAGTCTTCCAGTGACCAGTCCCATCACTTTGACAGTGGCAGGGCTGCCCAGCCAGTCCCAGAGCTCCAGCAGAGTTTCCTGCCAGCCCACCCCAACCAGCAGTGAGCTGAAACGGGCAACCACTGtccagcctccctctctttctccacag GAGAACTCTGCCCTCAGTGCTGATACATTCAGTTTGCGGCCTAAGAAGTCCAAAGAGCAGCTGGCAGAGCTAAAAGCAAGCTACCTGAAAAATCATTTTGTCACTGATGCGGAAATCGCTCGGCTGATGAAGCTCACCAACCTGACAAAGGGAGAGATCAAGAAGTGGTTCAGCGACACCAGGTACAACCAGCGCAACTCCAAGAACAGCCACGTCATTGTTTTCCATGACGGAGGGGGCAGAGGAAGCGGCAGCTGTAGTAACAGTGCAAGCACCACAATTGTTATCGACTCAAGCGATGAGACCCCCACATCTCCCCTTCCTCCACGCACTCCTCCTGTGAAGGAGAAGGAGTCGCGGCCCAAAACATGGAATCCATTTCCAGATTTCACCCTGCAGAAGTTTAAGGAGAAGACTCCGGAAcagctggtggtgctggaggagagTTTTGAGAAGAGCAGTACCCCATCAGATGAAGAACTGAGCCGCCTGAGGACAGAGACTAAACTGACACGGAGAGAGATTGACGCCTGGTTCACAGAGAGACGAAAAATGCCATCTGTCAGCACCTCCTCCCCAGATTCTTCTGAAGGAGGAAAGGCGGAGACAGACGGAGCAAAATCAGGAGACATAGGAGCAGGGGCCAGCTCTTCTTCTCCGTCTGTGTCCTTGTCACGTAAAGGTAGTCAAACTCCTCCTGGCGGTCGAAGTAAGCAGCTGCCTGCTACCAGTAGCAGcaacaaagacatgaaagatAAGAGTAAAAAGACTCCGGAGCAGCTCCACATTCTTAAAAGTGCCTTTGTGCGTACCCAGTGGCCCACCCCAGAGGAGTACGACCAGCTGGCAGAAGAGAGCGGCCTTCCTCGCTCCTACATCGTCAGCTGGTTCGGGGACTCTCGGTACTCGTGGAAGAATAGCAACTTGAAGTGGTTCTTCCAGTACCAAAGTGGCAACATCGAAGGGCCAAATGGTGGAGGAGGCAGTAAAatgggaagcagcagcagcagcagcagcgttggTCGAAAAAGACGTGTCAGAAATCGTGGTTGGGGTCGGTCCCGAACTAGAAAGCAGCCGAGGAGGTCTGCTTCCTTCAGTGCAGATGCCAATAGATCTCCCCCGTCGAAGAAATTCAAGAGTGGGAAGGAGATTCTGAAGGAGTACTACCTGAAGCACCACTTTCTCAACGAGCAAGACCTGGATGAGCTTGTCACAAAGACCAACATGAGCTATGAACAG GTGAGGGAGTGGTTTGCCGAGGTCCAGCGACGTTTGGACATGGGCTCAGATCCCTTCCACGATCCGGCCATAGGAAGGACGGACGGAgacgaaggagaagaagagggaatgGACACGCAGGGAGAGGCATCGGCAGCCGCCGAAGAGCAGAGCGGCGCAGggatgggagaggaggaagatgatgaaggagatgaggaggatgacGGCGATGATTCCGACGACAGTGAGG